Proteins encoded within one genomic window of Streptomyces sp. NBC_00523:
- a CDS encoding RICIN domain-containing protein gives MSHDTPPRPRARAAGAALAMAVAAVGLAGSGTAAQAADPTAQVWVTTPDGAKRLSAEGSVAFTGSPQSVDIRVDANSKGQKFTGAGASVTGASAHLIQGLPQDKRNALMSSLFSSAGDGIGLSYLRQPLGSSDFNADNSLYTYEDTRGSFSIDRDKAEIIPVLKQATSVNPAIRFMGTPWSSPAWMKTNNALNGGSLKTDSYQAYADYLVKAIKAYGQQGITLTDLTVQNEPEFAASYPSMTMTSSQQADFFKVLDRTLTAANLPTNLLAFDHNWDHPNYPLEVFNGTPGMSRVIGAAFHCYGGDPSAQQQVVNAGKRVFFTECSGTESADRSTTFADTLKWHAENLVVQNMRNGGETVIDWNLALDQNGGPHQGGCSDRCNGVVEIANGNVTRNAEYYVLGQLSKFVKPGATRIGSTSQGNGGVENVAFQNPDGTRAAYVVNSATSAQKFSLTDNGRSLVYTLPAGAVGTFVWSGTDGGTTEPPTGSIDQSAWYRVKNAGSGACLDAADWGTADGTALQQWSCTTGANQGWQFRSAGDGTYQVVNRHNSKVWDVDGGPGATASGTRVHLWSYVGGTNQQWRAEPSGAAGRYRFVARNSGKCLAVDDGSTANGAHLSQQPCDGSAAQTFSLES, from the coding sequence ATGTCCCACGACACTCCCCCGCGCCCACGGGCGCGCGCCGCAGGCGCGGCCCTGGCCATGGCCGTCGCGGCCGTCGGCCTGGCCGGCAGCGGTACGGCCGCACAGGCCGCCGACCCGACGGCTCAGGTATGGGTCACCACCCCCGACGGCGCGAAGAGACTGTCCGCCGAGGGCTCCGTCGCCTTCACGGGCTCGCCGCAGAGCGTCGACATCCGCGTCGACGCCAACAGCAAGGGCCAGAAGTTCACCGGCGCGGGCGCCTCGGTCACGGGGGCCTCGGCCCACCTCATCCAGGGCCTGCCGCAGGACAAGCGGAACGCGCTGATGAGCTCGCTGTTCTCGTCCGCGGGCGACGGCATCGGGCTCAGCTATCTGCGCCAGCCGCTCGGCAGCAGCGACTTCAACGCGGACAACAGCCTCTACACGTACGAGGACACCCGCGGCTCCTTCTCCATCGACCGGGACAAGGCCGAGATCATCCCGGTCCTGAAGCAGGCCACCTCGGTCAACCCGGCCATCCGCTTCATGGGCACCCCCTGGTCGTCGCCCGCCTGGATGAAGACCAACAACGCGCTGAACGGCGGCAGCCTCAAGACGGACAGCTACCAGGCGTACGCCGACTACCTGGTCAAGGCGATCAAGGCGTACGGGCAGCAGGGCATCACGCTGACCGACCTGACCGTGCAGAACGAGCCGGAGTTCGCGGCGAGTTACCCCTCGATGACCATGACGTCGTCCCAGCAGGCGGACTTCTTCAAGGTGCTCGACCGTACGCTGACGGCGGCGAACCTGCCGACGAACCTGCTGGCCTTCGACCACAACTGGGACCACCCGAACTACCCGTTGGAGGTGTTCAACGGGACCCCGGGCATGAGCCGGGTCATCGGCGCCGCGTTCCACTGCTACGGCGGCGATCCCTCCGCCCAGCAGCAGGTCGTCAACGCCGGGAAGCGGGTGTTCTTCACCGAGTGCTCCGGTACGGAGAGCGCCGACCGCTCCACCACGTTCGCCGACACCCTCAAGTGGCACGCCGAGAACCTCGTCGTGCAGAACATGCGCAACGGCGGCGAGACGGTCATCGACTGGAACCTGGCCCTGGACCAGAACGGCGGCCCGCACCAAGGCGGTTGCTCGGACCGCTGCAACGGCGTCGTGGAGATCGCGAACGGCAACGTGACGCGCAACGCCGAGTACTACGTGCTGGGTCAGCTCTCCAAGTTCGTCAAGCCCGGCGCCACCCGCATCGGTTCGACCAGCCAGGGCAACGGCGGGGTGGAGAACGTCGCCTTCCAGAACCCGGACGGCACCCGTGCGGCGTACGTCGTCAACTCGGCCACCAGCGCGCAGAAGTTCTCGCTGACCGACAACGGCAGGTCGCTGGTCTACACGCTGCCCGCGGGCGCGGTCGGCACCTTCGTATGGAGCGGGACCGACGGTGGGACCACGGAGCCGCCCACGGGCTCCATCGACCAGTCCGCCTGGTACCGGGTGAAGAACGCCGGCAGCGGTGCCTGCCTGGACGCCGCCGACTGGGGCACCGCCGACGGGACCGCGCTCCAGCAGTGGAGCTGCACCACCGGCGCCAACCAGGGCTGGCAGTTCCGGTCCGCAGGTGACGGCACCTACCAGGTCGTCAACCGGCACAACAGCAAGGTGTGGGACGTCGACGGCGGCCCCGGCGCGACCGCGTCCGGCACCCGCGTGCACCTGTGGTCGTACGTGGGCGGCACCAACCAGCAGTGGCGGGCGGAGCCCTCCGGCGCGGCCGGCCGCTACCGCTTCGTCGCCCGCAACAGCGGCAAGTGCCTGGCCGTGGACGACGGGTCCACCGCCAACGGGGCGCACCTCTCGCAACAGCCGTGCGACGGATCGGCGGCGCAGACGTTCTCCCTGGAGAGCTGA
- a CDS encoding (5-formylfuran-3-yl)methyl phosphate synthase → MLLLISPDSVEEAVDCAKAAEYLDIVDVKKPDEGSLGANFPWVIREIREAVPAGKPVSATVGDVPYKPGTVAQAALGAVVSGATYIKVGLYGCTTPDQGIEVMRAVVRAVKDYRPEALVVASGYADAHRVGCVNPLALPDIAARSGADAAMLDTAIKDGTRLFDHVPPEVCAEFVGLAHASGLLAALAGSVKQADLATLTRIGTDIVGVRGAVCEGGDRNAGRIQPHLVAAFRAEMDRHAREFAAGVTLAG, encoded by the coding sequence GTGTTGCTTCTCATCTCTCCGGACAGCGTCGAGGAAGCCGTCGACTGTGCGAAGGCGGCGGAGTATCTGGACATCGTCGATGTGAAGAAGCCCGACGAGGGGTCGCTCGGCGCCAACTTCCCCTGGGTCATCAGGGAGATCCGGGAGGCGGTCCCGGCCGGCAAACCGGTCTCCGCGACCGTGGGCGACGTCCCGTACAAGCCCGGCACGGTGGCCCAGGCGGCGCTGGGGGCCGTCGTCTCGGGTGCCACGTACATCAAGGTCGGGCTCTACGGGTGCACGACGCCCGACCAGGGGATCGAGGTGATGCGGGCGGTCGTGCGGGCGGTGAAGGACTACCGTCCCGAGGCGCTGGTCGTCGCCTCCGGCTATGCCGACGCCCACCGCGTCGGCTGCGTCAACCCGCTCGCGCTGCCCGACATCGCGGCCCGGTCCGGCGCCGACGCGGCCATGCTCGACACGGCGATCAAGGACGGCACGCGGCTGTTCGACCACGTACCGCCGGAGGTCTGCGCCGAGTTCGTCGGTCTCGCCCATGCCTCCGGGCTGCTCGCGGCCCTCGCGGGCAGCGTGAAGCAGGCGGACCTCGCCACGCTGACCCGTATCGGCACGGACATCGTGGGGGTGCGCGGGGCGGTCTGCGAGGGCGGTGACCGCAACGCCGGAAGAATCCAGCCGCATCTGGTGGCCGCGTTCCGGGCGGAGATGGACCGGCACGCCCGGGAGTTCGCGGCCGGCGTCACCCTCGCGGGCTGA
- a CDS encoding aldehyde dehydrogenase family protein — translation MPTFEEAGRGIPVTDPATGETCGQAPDMRPDELDAVIGRAHRAWSGWRADAAARTHALLGAAGAVEAAGDELARLLTREQGKPLAESYAEVARTAARLRYFADLAPRTRRISDGRPVRSEVRWRPVGPVAAIVPWNFPLQLAAAKFAPALAAGNTMVLKPSPYTPLATRLLGSVLATALPEDVLTVVTGREPLGARLASHPGIRHVTFTGSVPTGRAVAEGAAASLARVTLELGGNDAAVLLDDVDVEGVADRLFWAAFRNCGQVCMAVKRVYAPARLHAEVVEALALRAKSVTVGSGLDPDTRIGPVNNAPQLARVAELTGRALADGARAAAGGHRLDGPGHFFAPTILTDVPPGSAVVTEEQFGPVLPVLPYGSVDEAVDAANGTGFGLGGSVWGTDLDRAEAVADRLECGTAWINHHAELSLAQPFAGIKDSGVGVAGGPWGLYGNLRPFVVHRPEVP, via the coding sequence ATGCCGACCTTCGAAGAGGCGGGGCGCGGGATCCCCGTCACCGACCCGGCCACCGGGGAGACCTGCGGCCAGGCCCCCGACATGCGGCCGGACGAGCTGGACGCGGTGATCGGCCGAGCCCACCGGGCCTGGTCCGGGTGGCGGGCCGACGCCGCCGCCCGGACGCACGCGCTGCTCGGCGCGGCCGGTGCCGTGGAGGCGGCCGGTGACGAGCTGGCGCGGCTGCTCACCCGGGAGCAGGGCAAGCCGCTGGCCGAGTCGTATGCCGAGGTCGCCCGCACGGCGGCCCGGCTGCGGTACTTCGCGGACCTGGCCCCCAGGACGCGGCGGATCAGCGACGGCCGGCCCGTGCGCAGCGAGGTCCGCTGGCGTCCCGTCGGGCCGGTCGCGGCGATCGTGCCGTGGAACTTCCCGCTGCAACTGGCGGCGGCGAAGTTCGCACCCGCGCTCGCGGCGGGCAACACGATGGTCCTCAAACCGTCCCCGTACACCCCGCTCGCCACCCGGCTGCTGGGGTCCGTTCTCGCGACCGCCCTGCCCGAGGACGTGCTGACCGTCGTCACCGGGCGCGAACCCCTCGGGGCGCGCCTCGCGTCGCATCCGGGCATCCGGCACGTCACGTTCACCGGTTCGGTGCCCACCGGGCGGGCGGTCGCCGAGGGGGCGGCGGCCTCCCTCGCCCGGGTCACCCTGGAACTGGGCGGGAACGACGCGGCCGTCCTGCTGGACGACGTCGATGTGGAGGGCGTCGCGGACCGGCTGTTCTGGGCCGCGTTCCGCAACTGCGGGCAGGTCTGCATGGCCGTCAAGCGGGTGTACGCCCCCGCCCGGCTGCACGCGGAGGTGGTCGAGGCGCTGGCCCTGCGGGCGAAGTCCGTCACGGTGGGCAGCGGCCTCGACCCGGACACCCGCATCGGCCCGGTCAACAACGCCCCGCAGCTGGCCCGGGTGGCCGAGCTCACCGGACGGGCGCTGGCCGACGGCGCCCGGGCCGCGGCCGGCGGGCACCGGCTGGACGGACCCGGCCACTTCTTCGCCCCGACGATCCTCACCGATGTGCCGCCCGGCAGCGCGGTGGTGACGGAGGAGCAGTTCGGTCCGGTCCTGCCCGTGCTGCCGTACGGGAGCGTCGACGAGGCGGTCGACGCGGCGAACGGCACGGGCTTCGGCCTCGGCGGCTCCGTCTGGGGCACCGATCTCGACCGAGCGGAGGCGGTCGCGGACCGGCTGGAATGCGGGACGGCCTGGATCAACCACCACGCGGAGCTGTCGCTCGCCCAGCCGTTCGCCGGGATCAAGGACAGCGGGGTCGGCGTCGCGGGCGGGCCGTGGGGGCTGTACGGAAATCTGCGGCCGTTCGTCGTCCACCGCCCGGAGGTGCCATGA
- a CDS encoding NAD(P)-dependent alcohol dehydrogenase, whose amino-acid sequence MTRRFRAAVLRGYEEPFAVEDVVLHTEPAPGELLVEIAGAGMCRTDLAVRRSAGRSPLPAVLGHEGAGVVVASGGGPGTETGVGDPVVLSFDSCGHCRNCRGAAPAYCDSFAALNLFGGRAQEPPRLGDADGKALAPRWFGQSSFAEYALVSARNAVRVDPALPVELLGPLGCGFLTGAGAVLNTFRAGPGDPLLVLGAGAVGLAAVMAAVASGVPVVAVDRLPRRLELAERFGAVPLSADAAGLPERVRRLTDGGARYALDTTASPALINDALRALRPTGTLGLVARLHSALSLEPGTLDRGRSVRHICEGDAVPGLLIPVLTELWRAGRFPFDQLIRTYPLADVNEAERDCEAGRVVKPVLIPEGRSR is encoded by the coding sequence ATGACCAGGAGATTCCGGGCGGCGGTGCTGCGCGGGTACGAGGAGCCGTTCGCGGTCGAGGATGTCGTCCTGCACACCGAACCCGCACCCGGTGAGCTGCTGGTGGAGATCGCGGGCGCCGGGATGTGCCGGACCGACCTCGCGGTGCGCCGGTCCGCCGGGCGCAGCCCGCTCCCGGCGGTCCTCGGCCACGAGGGAGCCGGGGTAGTCGTGGCGTCGGGCGGCGGGCCCGGTACGGAGACGGGCGTCGGCGACCCTGTGGTGCTGAGCTTCGACTCCTGCGGGCACTGCCGGAACTGCCGGGGCGCGGCCCCCGCGTACTGCGACTCCTTCGCCGCCCTCAACCTCTTCGGCGGCCGTGCGCAGGAACCGCCCCGGCTCGGCGACGCGGACGGGAAGGCGCTGGCTCCCCGGTGGTTCGGCCAGTCCTCGTTCGCCGAGTACGCGCTCGTGTCCGCCCGCAACGCCGTGCGCGTCGACCCCGCGCTGCCCGTCGAACTGCTCGGTCCGCTCGGCTGCGGCTTCCTCACCGGGGCTGGGGCGGTGCTCAACACCTTCCGCGCCGGGCCCGGCGACCCGCTGCTGGTCCTGGGCGCCGGGGCGGTGGGTCTCGCCGCGGTCATGGCGGCGGTGGCGTCCGGTGTGCCGGTCGTGGCGGTGGACCGGCTGCCGCGGCGGCTGGAGCTCGCCGAGCGGTTCGGGGCCGTCCCGCTGTCCGCCGACGCGGCCGGGCTGCCGGAGCGCGTCCGCCGGCTGACGGACGGCGGCGCCCGGTACGCGCTGGACACGACGGCGTCGCCCGCCCTGATCAACGACGCGCTCCGGGCGCTGCGTCCGACCGGGACGCTGGGTCTGGTGGCACGGCTGCACAGCGCCCTGTCGCTGGAGCCGGGCACCCTGGACCGGGGCCGGAGCGTCCGCCACATCTGCGAGGGGGACGCGGTGCCGGGGCTGCTGATCCCCGTACTGACGGAGCTGTGGCGGGCCGGGCGGTTCCCCTTCGACCAGCTGATCCGTACCTATCCCCTGGCCGACGTCAACGAGGCCGAACGCGACTGCGAAGCGGGCCGGGTGGTCAAACCCGTCCTGATCCCGGAGGGAAGAAGCCGATGA
- a CDS encoding class I SAM-dependent methyltransferase, with amino-acid sequence MNEACGTTSQDLAAEGVDGGVGLTALLVAAARAIETHRRDSLARDMYAEHFVRAAPACAGWPVRIEEVPDGDGNALWGRFARYFGLRTRVLDDFVVRSVLTGARQVVLLGAGLDTRAFRLDWPSDCVFYEVDRAGVLAFKHQVLTELSAAPRVNRVLVPVDLRDDWVTALTASGFDPAAPSIWLAEGLLFYLPGPAETYLVDTVDLLATEGSALAFEAKLEADLLAYRDSAIYTATREQIGIDLLGLFDPGPRPDSAGRLAMRGWSASTHTPFEFTRRHGRGPLPEPNDALEGNRWVFAYRRRT; translated from the coding sequence ATGAACGAGGCATGCGGTACGACGTCCCAGGACCTGGCGGCGGAAGGCGTGGACGGGGGTGTGGGGCTGACCGCTCTGCTGGTCGCCGCCGCCCGCGCGATCGAGACCCACCGCCGTGACAGCCTGGCCCGCGACATGTACGCCGAGCACTTCGTACGGGCGGCCCCCGCCTGCGCCGGGTGGCCCGTGCGCATCGAGGAGGTGCCCGACGGGGACGGGAACGCGCTGTGGGGCCGGTTCGCCCGCTACTTCGGGCTGCGGACCCGGGTCCTGGACGACTTCGTCGTGCGGTCGGTGCTCACGGGCGCCCGCCAAGTGGTGCTGCTCGGGGCCGGGCTGGACACCCGGGCGTTCCGGCTGGACTGGCCTTCGGACTGTGTGTTCTACGAGGTCGACCGGGCGGGCGTGCTGGCCTTCAAGCACCAGGTGCTGACGGAGCTGTCGGCCGCGCCGAGGGTGAACCGGGTGCTCGTTCCGGTGGATCTGCGCGACGACTGGGTCACCGCGCTGACCGCGTCCGGCTTCGACCCGGCGGCGCCGAGCATCTGGCTGGCGGAGGGGCTGCTGTTCTATCTGCCGGGCCCCGCCGAGACGTATCTCGTGGACACGGTGGACCTGCTCGCCACCGAGGGCAGCGCCCTGGCCTTCGAGGCGAAGCTGGAGGCGGACCTCCTTGCGTACCGGGACAGCGCGATCTACACGGCGACGCGGGAGCAGATCGGCATCGACCTGCTCGGTCTCTTCGACCCGGGCCCGCGCCCCGACTCGGCGGGGCGGCTCGCCATGCGGGGCTGGTCCGCGTCGACGCACACGCCCTTCGAGTTCACCCGTCGCCACGGGCGCGGCCCGCTGCCGGAGCCGAACGACGCGCTGGAGGGGAACCGTTGGGTGTTCGCGTATCGGCGCCGGACGTGA
- a CDS encoding GNAT family N-acetyltransferase has protein sequence MPTYTTMPYHLETERLILRPWAESDAAEFSELLSERGEENYTVERARKGIAGLLAGTEDTGIALLPIQRREEGDFIGYCGLIIGRSTLEEPEIAYELFRRAHNQGYATEAARAVLGAAAATGRRRLWSTVRTWNEPSLRVLEKLDFVRDHISTDEDGEIVWLTRELP, from the coding sequence ATGCCGACCTACACGACCATGCCGTACCACCTGGAGACCGAGCGGCTGATCCTGCGCCCCTGGGCCGAATCCGACGCCGCCGAGTTCAGCGAGCTGCTGTCCGAACGCGGCGAGGAGAACTACACGGTCGAGCGCGCCCGCAAGGGCATCGCCGGTCTCCTCGCCGGCACGGAGGACACCGGCATCGCCCTCCTCCCCATCCAGCGCCGCGAGGAGGGCGACTTCATCGGATACTGCGGACTGATCATCGGCCGCTCCACCCTGGAGGAGCCCGAGATCGCCTACGAGCTCTTCCGGCGTGCGCACAACCAGGGTTACGCCACCGAGGCAGCCCGCGCCGTGCTCGGCGCCGCCGCCGCGACCGGGCGGCGACGGCTCTGGTCGACCGTCCGGACGTGGAACGAGCCCTCGCTCCGCGTCCTGGAGAAGCTCGACTTCGTACGGGATCACATCTCCACGGACGAGGACGGCGAAATCGTCTGGCTCACGCGCGAGTTGCCGTAG
- a CDS encoding excinuclease ABC subunit UvrA: MSDAHAAGVIRVVGAATNNLQDVTVDVPKKALTVVTGVSGSGKSSLVLDTIAAEAQRLVNDAYPTFVRNRLPQLPAPEVQSMDGLTFTALIDQRRFTGNARSVVATACDVAPLMRLVFSRIGEPSAGYTPAYSFNDPTGMCPRCEGIGTVVDIDPAELIDPEKSINEGPVRFSLFRRGGYRWKRFAYSGLFDRDKPLKDYTDEEMDLFLHAEQLKLPDPEPEFPKTARFDGVITRMRDTFVKNHPTKISAQVREELDRITTRHTCPECHGARLNEAARASLIDGRSLADWSAMSVTRLRELLADTHDPRVEPALDGIRATLDALRSVGLGYLSLDRTSSTLSGGEAQRVKIVRHLGSALTDVTYVFDEPSVGLHPVDVHLLTQLLLQLRDSGNTVLVVEHHRQLIGIADHVIDVGPGAGADGGRIEFEGTPDALRASGTVTGRLLGTPLKVATKARPWQGSVVVRKARANNLTGFDTEIPLGVLTAVTGVAGSGKSSLATQELPAQQPGFTVVGQDPLRGGQRSTSLSILGVADHVRGAFARASDLDPSWFSFNSKGACPACRGKGHLTTELAFLDDVSTPCDVCGGLRFNDTALAVTVGGSTIADVLSMAAHALADLFPDDPGIVAAMSWQQRVGLGYLAVGQSLDTLSGGEKQRLLLARHLCGVDDLSGERIVLDEPTTGLHPSDVDRINVLFDDLLDAGATLVVVEHNLRVVARADHVIDIGPGAGSDGGRVVFTGTPAALLGDDTSLTGRALRLASAPATRPRRKAARGRTAE; the protein is encoded by the coding sequence ATGAGCGATGCGCATGCGGCCGGGGTGATCCGCGTGGTCGGCGCGGCGACGAACAACCTCCAGGACGTCACCGTCGACGTCCCCAAGAAGGCGCTCACCGTCGTCACGGGGGTGTCCGGCTCGGGCAAGTCCTCGCTGGTGCTGGACACGATCGCGGCCGAGGCCCAGCGGCTGGTCAACGACGCCTATCCGACGTTCGTACGCAACCGGCTGCCGCAGCTGCCCGCGCCCGAGGTCCAGTCGATGGACGGGCTCACGTTCACCGCGCTGATCGACCAGCGCCGCTTCACCGGCAACGCCCGCTCCGTCGTGGCGACCGCCTGCGACGTCGCACCGCTGATGCGGCTCGTGTTCTCGCGGATCGGCGAACCCTCCGCCGGGTACACACCCGCGTACTCCTTCAACGACCCGACCGGGATGTGCCCGAGGTGCGAGGGCATCGGCACCGTGGTCGACATCGACCCGGCCGAACTCATCGACCCGGAGAAGTCCATCAACGAGGGGCCCGTCCGCTTCAGCCTGTTCCGGCGGGGCGGATACCGGTGGAAGCGGTTCGCGTACAGCGGTCTGTTCGACCGGGACAAGCCGCTGAAGGACTACACGGACGAGGAGATGGACCTCTTCCTCCACGCCGAGCAGCTGAAACTGCCCGACCCGGAACCCGAGTTCCCGAAGACCGCCCGCTTCGACGGCGTCATCACCCGCATGCGCGACACCTTTGTCAAGAACCACCCGACGAAGATCTCCGCACAGGTCCGCGAGGAGCTCGACCGCATCACCACCCGGCACACCTGCCCGGAGTGCCACGGCGCCCGGCTCAACGAGGCGGCCAGGGCCAGCCTGATCGACGGCCGTTCCCTCGCGGACTGGTCGGCCATGTCGGTCACCCGGCTGCGGGAACTGCTGGCGGACACCCATGACCCGCGCGTCGAACCCGCGCTCGACGGCATCCGCGCCACCCTCGACGCCCTCCGCTCCGTCGGCCTGGGCTACCTCTCGCTGGACCGGACCTCCTCCACCCTCTCCGGCGGCGAGGCCCAGCGCGTGAAGATCGTCCGGCACCTGGGCAGCGCTCTCACCGACGTCACCTACGTGTTCGACGAGCCCTCGGTCGGCCTGCACCCCGTGGATGTCCACCTCCTCACCCAGTTGCTGCTGCAACTGCGGGACTCGGGCAACACCGTGCTGGTGGTCGAGCACCACCGGCAGCTGATCGGCATCGCGGACCACGTCATCGACGTAGGCCCGGGCGCCGGGGCCGACGGCGGGCGGATCGAGTTCGAGGGCACGCCCGACGCGCTGCGCGCGAGCGGCACGGTGACCGGGCGGCTGCTCGGGACCCCGCTGAAGGTCGCGACCAAGGCCCGCCCGTGGCAGGGCTCCGTCGTCGTCCGCAAGGCCCGGGCCAACAACCTGACCGGCTTCGACACGGAGATCCCGCTCGGCGTCCTCACCGCCGTCACCGGCGTCGCGGGCTCCGGCAAGAGCTCCCTCGCCACCCAGGAACTCCCGGCCCAGCAACCCGGCTTCACCGTCGTGGGCCAGGACCCGCTGCGCGGCGGACAGCGGTCCACCTCGCTGTCCATCCTCGGCGTGGCCGACCACGTCCGGGGCGCGTTCGCGCGGGCATCGGACCTGGACCCGTCCTGGTTCAGCTTCAACTCCAAGGGCGCCTGCCCCGCCTGCCGGGGCAAGGGCCACCTCACCACCGAGCTGGCGTTCCTGGACGACGTCTCCACCCCGTGCGACGTGTGCGGGGGCCTGCGCTTCAACGACACCGCCCTCGCCGTCACGGTCGGCGGCAGCACCATCGCCGACGTGCTCTCCATGGCCGCGCACGCACTCGCGGACCTGTTCCCCGACGACCCCGGGATCGTCGCGGCGATGTCCTGGCAGCAACGCGTCGGCCTCGGCTACCTCGCCGTCGGCCAGTCCCTCGACACGCTCTCCGGCGGCGAGAAGCAGCGCCTCCTCCTCGCGCGCCACCTCTGCGGCGTGGACGACCTGTCCGGCGAGCGGATCGTCCTGGACGAGCCGACCACCGGACTGCACCCCAGCGACGTGGACCGGATCAACGTACTCTTCGACGACCTGCTGGACGCCGGGGCCACGCTCGTCGTGGTCGAGCACAATCTCCGCGTCGTCGCCCGCGCCGACCACGTCATCGACATCGGGCCCGGGGCCGGCAGCGACGGCGGCCGGGTCGTCTTCACCGGCACCCCCGCCGCCCTGCTCGGCGACGACACCTCGCTGACCGGCCGCGCGCTCCGGCTCGCCTCCGCACCCGCGACCCGGCCTCGGCGAAAGGCCGCCCGGGGCCGTACGGCAGAGTAG
- a CDS encoding glycoside hydrolase family 76 protein — protein sequence MNPARPRAALIGAVLTTLSALFVGAVPAAAAPEAAVCNKYCDARDPALSPQDRIPVTATVDSRTIALHIDDTDAMGWGSLDNGGAGDHVWLDRSMDGGRTWASGSKLGDTAVPSGGRGWRTQMYNVDDWNTQGVGALRACGQPAGGGAIACTPWARTTWNAGSRSTAAATALMMSYDRGTKLFGGNGWWTAANALTTVIDNIRITGMGSYRYAIADTYDKNINAQGGQFRNEYLDDTGWWGLAWIAAYDLTGESRYLDTARADADHMFANWNGTCGGGVRWNTDGNYKNAITNELFLGLTAALHNRIPGDTVYLDRAKNEWDWFQRSGMINGDRMINDGLDGNCANNGQPTWTYNQGVVLGALTELHRATGDQALLTTARGLADASTVRLQTDGVLREPGEGDGCTGDGPSFKGAYVRGLGALNRALSDHPYAAPLTRWADAAHDRDRNALDQYGPHWNGGGGTTDYGCQQSALDLLNAATG from the coding sequence ATGAATCCTGCGCGTCCCCGGGCGGCCCTCATCGGCGCCGTACTGACAACGTTGTCCGCGCTTTTCGTGGGCGCCGTGCCCGCCGCCGCTGCCCCGGAGGCTGCGGTGTGCAACAAGTACTGCGACGCGCGGGACCCGGCGCTCAGTCCGCAGGACCGGATTCCCGTCACGGCCACCGTCGACTCCCGCACGATCGCCCTGCACATCGACGACACCGACGCGATGGGCTGGGGCTCCCTCGACAACGGCGGGGCGGGCGACCACGTCTGGCTGGACCGCTCCATGGACGGCGGCAGGACCTGGGCGTCCGGCAGCAAGCTCGGCGACACCGCCGTGCCGTCCGGGGGCCGGGGCTGGCGCACCCAGATGTACAACGTGGACGACTGGAACACCCAGGGCGTCGGAGCCCTGCGCGCCTGCGGGCAGCCCGCGGGCGGCGGCGCCATCGCGTGCACCCCCTGGGCCCGCACCACCTGGAACGCGGGCAGCAGGAGCACCGCCGCCGCGACCGCCCTGATGATGTCGTACGACCGGGGCACCAAACTCTTCGGCGGCAACGGCTGGTGGACGGCGGCCAACGCGCTGACCACCGTCATCGACAACATTCGGATCACCGGCATGGGCAGCTACCGGTACGCCATCGCCGACACGTATGACAAGAACATCAACGCCCAGGGCGGCCAGTTCCGCAACGAGTACCTGGACGACACCGGCTGGTGGGGCCTCGCCTGGATCGCCGCGTACGACCTGACCGGGGAGAGCCGCTACCTCGACACCGCCCGGGCCGACGCGGACCACATGTTCGCCAACTGGAACGGCACCTGCGGCGGCGGGGTCCGGTGGAACACCGACGGCAACTACAAGAACGCCATCACCAACGAACTCTTCCTCGGCCTCACGGCGGCCCTGCACAACCGCATCCCCGGCGACACGGTGTACCTGGACCGGGCCAAGAACGAGTGGGACTGGTTCCAGCGCAGCGGCATGATCAACGGTGACCGCATGATCAACGACGGCCTGGACGGCAACTGCGCCAACAACGGCCAGCCCACCTGGACCTACAACCAGGGCGTCGTCCTGGGCGCGCTCACCGAACTGCACCGCGCCACCGGCGACCAGGCCCTCCTGACAACCGCGCGCGGCCTCGCCGACGCGTCCACCGTCCGGCTCCAGACCGACGGCGTCCTGCGCGAGCCCGGCGAGGGCGACGGCTGCACCGGGGACGGCCCCAGCTTCAAGGGCGCCTATGTGCGCGGCCTCGGCGCCCTCAACCGCGCGCTCTCCGACCACCCGTACGCCGCACCCCTCACCCGCTGGGCCGACGCCGCCCACGACCGCGACCGCAACGCCCTCGACCAGTACGGCCCGCACTGGAACGGCGGCGGCGGGACCACCGACTACGGCTGCCAGCAGAGCGCGCTCGACCTGCTCAACGCAGCCACCGGCTGA